One genomic segment of Culturomica massiliensis includes these proteins:
- a CDS encoding 6-phosphofructokinase has product MKTIAILCGGGPAPGINTVVATVTKVFLKAGYRVLAIHEGYKGLFGENPDVEELTFEKADCIFTRGGSMIRMSRFKPKDEDFSSRLFVKYGIELLVTIGGDDTASTANRLTKYLSACQLEVKNIHVPKTIDNDLPLPEGVPTFGFMSAREMGVNIGKVIKAEAATTQNWYILMSMGREAGHLAYEIGKSIQAATIIIPEMFAHTEITMDKIVRLIISAMLKRRVCGVNSGVVVVSEGIFHFLKDEDIAASGIVFDYDAHGHPELSDVGKAQALNKIVRRRLQAIGLNIVSRPVEVGYSLRCTDPCAYDLSYCTTLGIGVKKLYEAGCSGCMVAVDINQQVIPVYLQDVEDENGKIRPRLVNMEREEVKFTFSEMMYYLTDADREAARQFVDNPEEFERTGILGY; this is encoded by the coding sequence ATGAAAACTATTGCGATATTGTGTGGAGGGGGGCCGGCACCGGGCATTAATACAGTAGTGGCTACTGTCACAAAAGTTTTTCTGAAGGCCGGTTACCGGGTATTGGCTATTCATGAAGGGTATAAAGGACTGTTTGGGGAGAATCCGGATGTAGAGGAACTTACTTTTGAGAAGGCAGATTGTATTTTTACGAGAGGCGGTTCAATGATCCGGATGAGCCGTTTCAAGCCGAAAGATGAAGATTTTTCATCGCGCTTGTTTGTAAAATACGGTATTGAATTGCTGGTAACGATCGGAGGGGACGATACGGCATCTACTGCCAACCGTTTGACAAAATATTTGTCTGCCTGTCAATTGGAGGTGAAAAATATACATGTGCCTAAAACCATCGATAACGATTTGCCTTTACCGGAAGGCGTGCCTACTTTCGGTTTTATGTCCGCCCGGGAAATGGGCGTAAATATCGGTAAAGTAATAAAGGCCGAGGCTGCGACTACTCAAAACTGGTATATATTAATGTCTATGGGGCGTGAAGCCGGACATTTGGCATACGAGATCGGTAAGAGTATACAGGCGGCCACGATCATAATTCCGGAAATGTTTGCCCATACGGAGATTACCATGGATAAAATTGTACGCCTGATCATATCGGCTATGTTGAAACGGCGGGTATGCGGTGTTAATTCAGGCGTGGTGGTTGTGAGTGAAGGTATATTTCACTTTTTGAAGGACGAGGATATCGCTGCTTCCGGTATTGTTTTCGATTACGATGCCCACGGGCATCCGGAACTGAGCGATGTTGGCAAGGCCCAGGCTTTGAATAAGATTGTGCGCCGGCGTTTGCAAGCCATCGGTCTGAATATCGTCAGCCGTCCCGTAGAGGTCGGATATTCCTTGCGTTGTACGGATCCCTGTGCTTACGATTTGAGTTATTGTACGACTCTGGGAATCGGAGTAAAGAAATTGTACGAAGCCGGTTGTTCGGGATGTATGGTGGCTGTGGATATCAATCAGCAGGTTATTCCGGTTTATTTGCAGGATGTAGAAGATGAGAATGGAAAAATTCGTCCCCGTTTGGTGAATATGGAGCGGGAAGAGGTGAAATTTACTTTTTCCGAGATGATGTACTACCTGACGGATGCAGACCGGGAGGCAGCCCGTCAGTTTGTCGATAATCCGGAAGAGTTTGAACGAACCGGTATACTCGGATATTGA
- a CDS encoding L-serine ammonia-lyase — MKSIREIYNIGYGPSSSHTMGPSRAAGFFVGRHPEVEKIRVTLYGSLALTGKGHGTDTAIMKVVPRPEDTEIIWKPDITLPKHPNGMVFEAISQGQVIDSWTVYSIGGGALWDEIGTFDGGDVYPTTSMSEVIRWCLDEGCTFVDYVTKYEGEEIFIYLEEVWKQMQETLEKGLQAEGVLPGALKLARKASSYNIKAMQSSGSSRPMGMLFAAALAVSEENAGGGRVVTAPTCGASGVVPAVMYFLKHDQKMPDYRIIRGLATAALIGNIVKSNGSISGAEVGCQGELGTACAMAAGAATQIWGGTPRQIEYAAEMGFEHNLGLTCDPVLGYVQIPCIERNAFVAQKAREAALYALFSDGRHMVSFDEVVKTMMETGRDMQAKYRETSLGGLASVCIKRLKCDLNDTL; from the coding sequence ATGAAATCAATACGTGAAATTTACAATATCGGATATGGCCCTTCTTCCAGTCATACCATGGGACCCAGCCGTGCGGCCGGTTTTTTTGTCGGGAGACACCCGGAGGTGGAGAAAATCAGGGTTACTTTGTACGGAAGCCTGGCATTAACAGGAAAAGGGCATGGTACGGATACGGCGATTATGAAGGTTGTACCCCGTCCGGAGGATACGGAAATTATCTGGAAACCGGATATCACCTTGCCGAAACATCCGAACGGTATGGTGTTTGAAGCCATATCTCAGGGGCAGGTGATCGACAGTTGGACGGTATATAGTATCGGCGGGGGAGCGTTGTGGGATGAAATAGGTACGTTTGACGGAGGAGACGTTTATCCGACAACCTCGATGTCGGAAGTGATCAGATGGTGTTTGGATGAAGGGTGTACATTTGTGGATTATGTGACGAAGTATGAAGGGGAAGAGATTTTTATTTATCTGGAAGAGGTTTGGAAGCAAATGCAGGAGACGCTGGAAAAGGGATTACAGGCTGAAGGGGTGTTGCCCGGAGCTTTGAAATTAGCCCGTAAAGCCAGTTCATACAATATAAAGGCGATGCAGTCCTCCGGTTCATCCCGGCCGATGGGGATGCTTTTTGCCGCAGCCCTGGCCGTATCGGAAGAAAATGCCGGAGGCGGACGGGTCGTGACGGCACCGACATGCGGGGCTTCGGGGGTTGTACCGGCTGTCATGTATTTTTTGAAGCACGATCAGAAAATGCCCGATTACCGTATTATCCGGGGATTGGCGACAGCAGCTCTGATCGGTAATATTGTCAAGAGTAACGGTTCTATTTCCGGCGCCGAAGTGGGGTGCCAGGGTGAATTGGGTACGGCCTGCGCAATGGCTGCCGGCGCAGCTACTCAAATTTGGGGAGGGACTCCCCGGCAGATTGAGTATGCTGCCGAAATGGGCTTTGAGCATAATTTAGGATTGACCTGTGATCCGGTATTGGGCTATGTACAGATTCCCTGTATAGAACGGAATGCTTTTGTAGCTCAAAAAGCTCGGGAAGCAGCTTTATACGCCTTGTTTTCTGACGGGCGTCATATGGTTTCTTTCGACGAGGTAGTCAAAACGATGATGGAAACCGGAAGAGACATGCAGGCCAAATACCGGGAGACAAGTCTGGGAGGTTTGGCCAGCGTATGTATTAAACGGTTGAAATGTGATTTAAACGATACATTGTAA
- a CDS encoding acetate/propionate family kinase, whose product MNILVLNCGSSSIKYQLLDMKAQPVILAKGLVEKIGLPMGIFTHKPEGKEKLVIEQPIPDHVDGMDLILKALIDKKYGVIDSLNEINAVGHRIAHGGEYFSHSVLIDEDVKAKIKACSEIAPLHNPAHLKGITTMERLLPSVPQAAVFDTSFHQTLPPKAFIYGIPYEYYEKYGVRKYGFHGTSHKFVAEKACQILGWNIAEKKIITCHLGNGASITAIDKGKSVDTSMGFTPVAGVIMGTRCGDLDIGALLYICDKKQFTSLEAVRLTNKESGVYGISGVSSDFRELDAAVAEGNQRAQLAIEVFCYDVKKYIGSYAAVLNGVDLIVFTGGIGENNSIVREMVCNGLEYLGVDFDSNINQQARGVDRTLSKADSKVRVMTITTDEELVIATDTMELVKSIK is encoded by the coding sequence ATGAATATATTAGTATTGAATTGCGGTAGTTCTTCTATCAAATACCAATTATTGGATATGAAGGCACAACCGGTCATTTTAGCGAAAGGTTTAGTTGAAAAAATCGGCCTTCCCATGGGCATTTTTACACATAAACCGGAAGGCAAAGAAAAACTCGTTATCGAACAGCCTATCCCCGATCATGTCGACGGTATGGATTTGATCCTAAAGGCTTTAATCGATAAAAAATACGGCGTTATCGATTCTCTGAATGAAATCAATGCTGTCGGTCACCGTATCGCCCACGGCGGAGAATACTTTTCTCACAGCGTACTTATAGATGAAGACGTAAAAGCTAAAATCAAAGCATGCAGTGAAATTGCACCTTTACACAACCCGGCACACCTCAAAGGCATTACGACAATGGAACGTCTGTTACCTTCCGTACCGCAGGCTGCTGTATTCGATACCTCATTTCATCAAACACTCCCTCCGAAGGCGTTCATATACGGTATCCCTTACGAATATTACGAGAAATACGGAGTACGGAAATACGGCTTCCACGGCACTTCTCATAAATTCGTAGCTGAAAAGGCCTGTCAGATTCTGGGCTGGAATATAGCAGAGAAAAAAATCATCACCTGCCATCTCGGAAACGGAGCCTCCATTACAGCCATAGACAAAGGCAAATCCGTAGACACCTCTATGGGTTTCACCCCTGTTGCCGGCGTGATTATGGGAACCCGTTGCGGGGATCTGGACATCGGAGCCTTACTTTACATTTGTGATAAAAAGCAATTTACCAGTCTGGAAGCCGTCCGCTTAACCAATAAAGAATCCGGGGTATACGGTATTTCAGGCGTTTCGTCCGATTTCAGGGAATTGGATGCTGCCGTTGCAGAAGGCAACCAAAGAGCTCAACTCGCTATTGAAGTATTCTGTTACGACGTTAAAAAATACATCGGCTCCTATGCCGCTGTTTTAAACGGCGTTGATTTGATTGTATTTACCGGAGGAATCGGTGAAAACAACAGTATCGTACGTGAAATGGTATGTAACGGTCTGGAATACCTCGGGGTTGATTTCGATTCAAACATCAATCAGCAGGCCAGAGGTGTAGACCGGACACTTTCCAAAGCAGATTCCAAAGTAAGAGTAATGACCATTACAACAGACGAAGAACTGGTTATTGCTACCGATACCATGGAACTGGTCAAATCCATAAAATAA
- the pta gene encoding phosphate acetyltransferase — protein sequence MELLEQIKANAKECQKRIVLPEGTEERTLKAAEVILSEGLAQLILLGKPADIKAKAEALNLHHIDSATIIDPVAHAKKDAYIDLLVELRKSKGMTKEQALKLVEDPLYLATLMIKNGDADGEVAGAINATGDVLRPAFQIVKTEPGISVVSGAFMLLTNKPEFGENGLLVVADCAVHPNPTAEELAQIAVVTARTARNIAKIEPRVAMLSFSTKGSAKNELVDKVVKATELAKQMAPDVMIDGELQADAALVPSVGQLKAPGSPVAGKANVLIFPTLEVGNISYKLVQRIAGIEAVGPVLQGMAAPINDLSRGCSVSDIINMVAITANQAAGLMK from the coding sequence ATGGAACTTTTAGAACAAATAAAGGCAAACGCTAAAGAATGCCAGAAAAGAATCGTACTCCCCGAAGGAACAGAAGAACGTACCCTGAAAGCTGCAGAAGTTATTCTCAGCGAAGGTCTCGCACAACTCATTCTTTTAGGTAAACCGGCCGATATCAAAGCCAAAGCTGAAGCATTGAATTTGCACCACATCGACTCTGCAACGATTATCGATCCGGTAGCTCACGCTAAAAAAGACGCCTATATCGATTTGTTGGTCGAATTGCGCAAAAGCAAAGGCATGACAAAAGAGCAAGCGTTAAAGCTTGTTGAAGACCCCTTATACCTTGCCACCCTTATGATCAAAAACGGAGATGCAGACGGAGAAGTTGCCGGAGCTATCAATGCAACAGGCGACGTATTGCGTCCTGCTTTTCAGATTGTAAAAACCGAACCGGGTATTTCCGTTGTTTCCGGAGCATTTATGTTATTGACCAACAAACCGGAATTCGGTGAAAACGGACTGTTGGTGGTAGCCGACTGTGCCGTACATCCGAATCCTACGGCAGAAGAACTGGCACAGATTGCTGTCGTTACGGCCCGTACAGCCCGTAATATTGCCAAAATAGAACCCCGCGTTGCTATGTTGAGCTTCTCTACCAAAGGTTCCGCTAAAAATGAGCTTGTAGATAAAGTCGTTAAAGCAACCGAACTTGCCAAACAAATGGCTCCCGACGTTATGATCGACGGAGAACTGCAAGCCGATGCCGCTCTCGTTCCCTCTGTCGGACAATTGAAAGCACCGGGAAGCCCTGTAGCCGGAAAAGCCAATGTTTTGATATTCCCTACACTGGAAGTCGGCAATATCAGCTACAAGCTGGTACAACGTATTGCGGGCATAGAAGCAGTCGGTCCCGTATTGCAAGGTATGGCTGCTCCGATCAACGACCTTTCACGAGGCTGTTCCGTAAGCGACATCATCAATATGGTTGCCATTACAGCAAACCAGGCTGCCGGATTGATGAAATAA
- a CDS encoding IS4 family transposase — MNQGKYIFAQLTDFLPRRVFDRLVEKYSGNKKIRTFTCWNQMLCMIFGQLTARDSMRELMLSLEAHKSKYYHLGFGATVSRTNLGKANRNRDYRIYEEFAYTLIAEARNSYNKNDFEVKVDGNVYAFDSSTIDLCLNVFWWAEFRKHKGGIKLHTLYDVKTSIPTIVLVTNAKVHDVNMLDELSYEKGSFYIMDKGYVDFTRLHKLHTCGAYFVTRAKDNMRFRRMYSREVDKTTGIKCDQIGILETYKSLKAYPDKLRRVKYYDEELGREFVFITNNMELSAEEVALLYKNRWQVELFFKWIKQHLKVKSFWGTTMNAVKTQVYCAIITYCLVAIVAYKLKVNRPIYEILQILSFSLLDKTPVREILTNCDYKNVKELNYKQLKISWD; from the coding sequence CAAGGCAAATATATCTTCGCTCAACTTACAGATTTTCTTCCCCGTCGTGTCTTTGACCGTTTGGTAGAGAAGTATTCCGGGAATAAGAAAATCAGAACATTCACCTGTTGGAATCAGATGCTGTGCATGATTTTCGGACAACTGACCGCCCGAGATAGTATGCGTGAGCTTATGCTCAGCCTTGAGGCACACAAGAGCAAGTACTATCACTTGGGATTCGGTGCAACAGTTAGCCGTACCAATCTGGGGAAAGCAAACCGGAATAGAGATTATCGTATCTACGAAGAATTTGCTTATACCCTGATTGCGGAAGCCCGTAATAGCTACAACAAAAATGACTTCGAGGTGAAAGTTGACGGTAATGTTTATGCCTTTGATTCCTCCACCATAGACCTTTGTCTGAATGTTTTTTGGTGGGCGGAATTTAGGAAACACAAAGGAGGCATCAAACTTCATACCTTGTATGATGTAAAGACTTCCATACCGACAATCGTACTGGTAACCAATGCTAAAGTACATGACGTAAACATGCTGGATGAGTTGAGTTATGAAAAGGGAAGTTTCTATATCATGGATAAAGGATATGTTGACTTCACCCGTTTGCATAAGCTTCACACCTGTGGTGCTTACTTCGTTACACGTGCAAAGGATAATATGAGATTCCGTAGAATGTATTCCCGTGAAGTCGATAAAACAACCGGAATAAAATGTGACCAGATTGGAATACTTGAAACGTATAAATCGCTCAAAGCATATCCGGACAAACTTCGGCGGGTTAAATACTACGATGAAGAACTGGGCAGAGAATTTGTGTTCATCACCAACAACATGGAACTCTCAGCAGAGGAAGTAGCCTTGCTATACAAGAACCGTTGGCAGGTGGAACTATTTTTCAAATGGATAAAGCAACACCTGAAAGTAAAATCTTTTTGGGGAACCACGATGAATGCAGTCAAGACACAAGTCTACTGTGCCATCATAACATACTGTCTGGTTGCCATTGTCGCTTACAAATTGAAAGTTAACCGTCCAATCTACGAAATCCTACAAATTTTGAGTTTTTCTCTACTGGATAAAACGCCTGTAAGAGAGATACTTACCAATTGCGATTACAAAAATGTCAAAGAACTAAATTATAAACAATTGAAAATCAGCTGGGACTAA
- a CDS encoding glucose-6-phosphate isomerase, giving the protein MNSIKFDYSHICNFVKKEEISALFPEAKNALESLKNGSCKGNDFLGWLDLPTRIGIAELNDIENTARELRARTNVVVVIGIGGSYLGARAVIEALADSFHNFGDAGMKVIFAGHNIGEDYYHELMNYLSDKEFGICVISKSGTTTEPAIAFRLLKEMLEAKVGKAEAGKRIVAITDASKGALRTLADQEGYKSFVIPDNVGGRFSVLTPVGLLPIAIAGFDIKALVKGAVEMQKECLEKQGSIALEYAAARTALHRKGYAVELLANFNPKLHYITEWWKQLYGESEGKEHKGIFPAGVDFTTDLHSMGQYIQQGPRMMMETVISVENSQYKVEIPADEANLDKLNFLAGKRVDAVNKMAELGTRIAHVDGGVPNMLVSMPALNAEYIGQLFYFFELACGISGSMSGVNPFDQPGVEAYKNNMFALLDKPGYEAASKEIKARLK; this is encoded by the coding sequence ATGAACAGTATTAAATTTGATTACAGCCATATCTGTAATTTCGTAAAAAAAGAGGAAATAAGTGCGTTGTTTCCGGAAGCTAAAAATGCTTTAGAAAGTTTGAAAAACGGTAGCTGTAAAGGAAATGATTTTTTGGGGTGGTTGGATTTACCTACCCGTATCGGTATAGCAGAGTTGAATGATATAGAGAACACAGCCCGGGAATTGCGGGCCCGTACCAATGTGGTCGTTGTGATCGGGATCGGAGGTTCCTATCTGGGCGCCCGTGCTGTTATCGAGGCATTGGCTGACAGTTTTCATAACTTCGGAGATGCCGGGATGAAGGTTATTTTTGCCGGACATAATATCGGAGAAGACTATTATCACGAATTGATGAATTACTTGTCTGATAAGGAATTCGGTATTTGTGTGATTTCTAAGTCGGGAACGACAACCGAACCTGCAATTGCTTTCCGCTTGCTGAAAGAAATGCTGGAAGCAAAGGTAGGCAAGGCTGAAGCCGGTAAACGGATTGTTGCCATTACAGATGCCAGCAAGGGAGCTTTGCGTACGCTGGCGGATCAGGAAGGCTATAAGTCCTTCGTGATTCCGGATAATGTAGGAGGCCGTTTCTCGGTGTTGACTCCTGTCGGATTGTTACCTATCGCTATAGCCGGTTTTGATATCAAGGCCCTGGTAAAAGGTGCAGTGGAAATGCAGAAAGAGTGTCTGGAAAAGCAAGGCAGTATTGCCTTGGAATATGCTGCAGCCCGTACGGCTTTGCATCGCAAAGGATATGCCGTTGAATTGTTGGCCAATTTCAATCCGAAACTGCATTATATTACAGAATGGTGGAAACAATTGTACGGAGAAAGCGAAGGGAAGGAGCACAAAGGTATATTTCCTGCCGGTGTTGACTTTACGACAGATTTGCACTCAATGGGACAATACATACAGCAAGGTCCCCGGATGATGATGGAAACGGTCATATCTGTAGAGAATTCCCAATATAAAGTGGAAATTCCGGCCGATGAAGCCAACCTTGATAAATTGAATTTCCTGGCCGGTAAGCGGGTAGATGCCGTAAATAAAATGGCAGAACTGGGGACCCGCATCGCACATGTCGACGGAGGGGTTCCCAATATGCTGGTGAGTATGCCGGCATTGAATGCTGAGTATATCGGTCAGTTATTCTATTTCTTTGAACTGGCTTGTGGTATTTCCGGTTCCATGTCCGGAGTGAATCCTTTTGACCAGCCTGGAGTGGAAGCATATAAGAACAATATGTTCGCTTTGTTGGATAAGCCCGGATACGAGGCTGCTTCCAAAGAGATTAAAGCCCGGTTGAAATAA
- a CDS encoding bifunctional nuclease family protein — protein MERIKLKILGLSYSMAQTGAYALILTDEADLHRIPIIIGMPEAQSIAIQLEKLQPQRPLTHDLIKSLTDSLSVTLKEVFIYRLDAGIFYSELYFETPSNTIKIDSRTSDAIALALRFGCPVYTTPEIIEKAGILVSQEVREQQQGEIHNSVINVEENQYKDYTVQELTKLMEEAIQREDYETASKYRDLLKTKKK, from the coding sequence ATGGAAAGGATTAAACTGAAGATTTTAGGATTATCGTATAGTATGGCTCAAACCGGTGCGTATGCATTGATCTTGACCGACGAAGCAGATCTTCACCGTATTCCTATCATTATCGGAATGCCCGAAGCCCAGTCAATCGCTATTCAACTGGAAAAATTACAGCCACAGCGTCCGTTGACTCATGATCTGATCAAATCGTTGACAGATAGTTTAAGTGTGACTTTAAAAGAGGTTTTTATATATCGGTTGGACGCCGGGATATTTTATTCGGAGCTCTATTTCGAGACTCCTTCAAATACGATAAAGATCGATTCCCGGACATCGGATGCCATCGCTTTGGCATTGAGATTCGGATGTCCGGTTTACACGACCCCGGAAATAATCGAAAAAGCCGGTATTCTGGTTAGCCAGGAAGTACGTGAACAACAGCAGGGGGAGATTCACAACAGTGTGATCAATGTCGAAGAAAATCAATACAAAGACTATACGGTACAAGAGTTGACGAAACTGATGGAAGAAGCCATTCAGCGCGAGGACTACGAGACGGCCTCCAAATACCGGGATTTATTGAAGACAAAGAAAAAATAA
- a CDS encoding YqgE/AlgH family protein, which produces MDEQFQDLFKIKYNRKNVGVGDILIAEPFLKGKYFSRAVIYIVEHDKNGTIGFTLNKVLPYTTSELVSELKKIDFPVYLGGPVEQNRLYYIHTHAELPDSLLIRDGVFWGGDFTHLVRMLNSGDILQDEVRFFAGYSGWDTGQLESELEENSWMVGQISGEGIFHRSPDGLWEKSMSELGGRYKVWANFPEDPVMN; this is translated from the coding sequence GTGGACGAACAGTTTCAGGATTTATTTAAAATAAAATACAATCGTAAAAATGTCGGTGTCGGTGATATTCTGATTGCCGAACCTTTTTTGAAAGGAAAATATTTTTCCCGGGCGGTCATATATATTGTTGAGCACGATAAAAATGGGACAATTGGTTTTACGTTGAATAAAGTTTTGCCTTATACGACTTCTGAACTGGTCAGTGAATTGAAAAAAATTGATTTTCCGGTGTATTTGGGAGGGCCGGTAGAGCAAAACCGACTTTATTATATACATACGCATGCGGAACTTCCTGATTCTTTATTGATCCGGGACGGTGTGTTTTGGGGAGGTGATTTTACTCACTTGGTGCGTATGTTGAACAGCGGAGATATTTTACAGGATGAAGTTCGTTTTTTTGCCGGATATAGCGGCTGGGATACCGGTCAGTTAGAGAGCGAGCTGGAAGAAAATTCATGGATGGTGGGACAGATTAGCGGTGAAGGGATTTTTCACAGGTCTCCGGATGGATTGTGGGAAAAATCGATGTCGGAATTGGGGGGAAGATACAAGGTATGGGCGAATTTCCCGGAAGATCCGGTTATGAATTGA
- a CDS encoding porin, whose amino-acid sequence MKKIILLLLLFGGSSFLFAQHLSFQSSKTDSLDAKTLFERITSLEKKTEKLNIFLNTQGSFNAYPNGNDTEQATFKMDQLRIEVKGNINKWIFYRYRQRLNRSNNPQVLDNLPTSIDYAAIGFQITPKFSFFAGKQSTVYGGIEFDLNPIEVYQYCDMLEYMQNFLTGVDFAYWITDNHELQFQIVDSRNGSFEEMFGQVDPGIKPAKTPLGYTLNWNGSFLENMINTRWSVSVFHDATNKNMYYYALGNQLNLKRFHMYFDFMYSREELDRKGIISRMGYKAGFDNRALNTRYMSLVAHFNYRIRPKINIFLKGMYETASVTKSNQEYAKGKYSTSWGYIGGIEYYPMRENLHFFLTYVGRSFDYTQCAKTLGMSDSNPQRISAGLIYQIPIF is encoded by the coding sequence ATGAAAAAAATAATTTTACTACTCTTATTGTTTGGAGGAAGCTCATTCCTGTTTGCTCAACACCTAAGCTTCCAATCTTCAAAAACCGATTCACTGGACGCTAAAACCCTATTCGAGCGCATTACCAGTCTGGAAAAGAAAACGGAAAAACTCAACATTTTTCTGAATACCCAGGGGAGTTTCAATGCTTATCCGAACGGTAACGACACCGAGCAGGCCACATTTAAAATGGACCAGCTCCGGATCGAAGTAAAAGGAAATATCAACAAATGGATATTCTACCGTTATCGTCAGCGTCTGAACCGCAGCAACAACCCCCAGGTTCTGGACAACCTGCCCACTTCCATCGACTATGCAGCCATCGGTTTTCAGATCACACCTAAATTTTCCTTTTTTGCCGGGAAGCAATCGACCGTATACGGCGGCATCGAGTTTGATTTAAACCCGATAGAGGTATACCAATATTGCGATATGCTGGAATACATGCAAAACTTCCTGACCGGAGTCGATTTTGCCTACTGGATCACCGATAATCACGAGCTCCAGTTTCAAATCGTAGATTCCAGGAACGGTTCTTTCGAAGAGATGTTCGGACAGGTGGACCCGGGTATAAAACCGGCAAAAACACCTTTAGGATACACATTAAACTGGAACGGCAGTTTTCTGGAGAATATGATCAACACCCGTTGGTCTGTCTCGGTATTCCACGATGCAACCAATAAAAACATGTACTATTATGCGCTGGGGAATCAGTTAAACCTGAAACGCTTTCACATGTATTTCGATTTCATGTATTCCCGGGAAGAACTGGACCGTAAAGGCATTATCTCGCGTATGGGATACAAGGCCGGATTTGACAACCGGGCACTGAATACCCGCTATATGTCGCTGGTTGCCCATTTCAACTATCGCATCCGTCCGAAAATCAATATTTTTCTCAAAGGGATGTATGAAACGGCTTCCGTTACCAAAAGCAATCAGGAATATGCCAAAGGGAAATACAGTACCTCCTGGGGCTACATCGGAGGTATAGAGTATTATCCGATGCGTGAAAATCTGCATTTTTTCCTGACCTATGTAGGCCGTTCGTTCGACTATACCCAATGTGCAAAGACGTTAGGCATGTCTGACAGTAACCCGCAACGCATATCGGCAGGTCTTATCTACCAGATTCCGATTTTCTAG
- a CDS encoding ParM/StbA family protein encodes MLKSYNFPSVYEATNQELSNVAENILDGIKITVDDNEYIVGNLALVEGYSPHKNINPAPTEEEYKLLCNAALLLTQPKGEEEIYLTTGFPFSTYMLYRDKAAEILQGRHIINYDASTFGGPANAKREVNVGKVEIIPEIMGCTTAIREGKLQEKENFFIVSLGYGTCEAVVSTRAGLINRSAISTHGLRHAVNLLANELAKSFYLNLKTEHQIDVAFQKGSITVNRVKHNILDIREKVLKIYYSEIIAPNLRKAFTDDDFNKCSKMYLVGGGALYPELIDCFKEEFGEFVSVEVYPEPEKCASHGYCLHSKIKSNVAKSAIPNNVDADEIKIFRNPQLAVGMDIGNANTCVTIYKDGE; translated from the coding sequence ATGCTGAAATCTTACAATTTCCCTAGCGTATACGAAGCAACTAATCAGGAACTTAGTAATGTCGCTGAAAACATTCTGGATGGAATAAAAATTACGGTTGATGACAACGAGTATATTGTAGGTAACCTGGCTCTTGTGGAAGGTTATTCCCCTCATAAAAATATCAACCCGGCTCCTACCGAAGAAGAATACAAATTATTATGTAATGCGGCTTTGTTACTGACCCAGCCGAAAGGTGAGGAAGAGATTTACCTGACCACCGGTTTCCCGTTCTCAACCTATATGTTATACCGGGATAAGGCTGCTGAAATTCTACAGGGACGCCACATCATCAACTATGATGCTTCTACGTTCGGAGGTCCGGCAAATGCCAAAAGAGAAGTAAATGTCGGTAAAGTGGAAATTATTCCTGAAATCATGGGGTGTACCACTGCCATTCGGGAAGGTAAATTGCAGGAAAAGGAAAATTTCTTCATCGTCAGCCTCGGATACGGTACATGCGAAGCTGTTGTAAGCACCCGTGCCGGTTTAATCAACCGTTCAGCGATCAGTACCCACGGTTTACGCCATGCTGTGAATTTATTAGCGAATGAATTGGCAAAAAGTTTTTATTTAAATCTGAAAACCGAACACCAGATCGATGTTGCTTTCCAGAAAGGCAGTATTACGGTAAACCGTGTAAAACACAATATCCTGGATATTCGGGAAAAAGTATTGAAAATATACTATTCAGAAATCATTGCTCCTAATTTGAGAAAAGCATTCACGGACGATGATTTCAACAAATGCTCCAAAATGTATTTAGTCGGAGGAGGTGCTCTGTATCCCGAATTGATCGACTGCTTTAAAGAAGAATTCGGAGAATTCGTAAGCGTTGAAGTCTATCCGGAACCGGAAAAATGTGCTTCTCACGGATATTGCCTCCATTCAAAAATAAAATCCAATGTCGCTAAATCTGCTATCCCGAACAATGTGGATGCCGATGAAATAAAGATTTTCAGAAATCCTCAGTTAGCGGTCGGTATGGATATAGGAAACGCAAATACTTGCGTCACGATATACAAAGATGGCGAATGA